In Paenibacillus sp. FSL M7-0420, a single genomic region encodes these proteins:
- a CDS encoding PrkA family serine protein kinase yields MDIFERIATHRAENNRLAWSGTFKDYIELLKVDPSPAKTAHSRVYDMIKSHGVEDINGRKRYKFFEQEIFGLDRAVEKLVEEYFHSAARRLDVRKRILLLMGPVSGGKSTLVTLLKRGLEQYSRTDAGAVYAIEGCPMHEDPLHLIPLELRPEIERELDVRIEGNLCPSCQMRLKNDYQGDIERVAVTRVLLSEEERVGIGTFSPSDPKSQDIADLTGSIDFSTITEFGSESDPRAYRFDGELNKANRGIMEFQEMLKCDEKFLWNLLSLTQEGNFKAGRFALISADEMIIAHTNETEYKSFISNKKNEALQSRMIVMPVPYNLRVSEEEKIYAKLIGQSDMKHVHIAPHALRAAAIFSILTRLKESKKQGMDLIKKLRMYDGEEVEGYKEADLKEMQTEYLDEGMSGIDPRYVINRISSALIKGDLQCMNALDVLRAIKDGLDQHPSITKEERERYLNFISIARKEYDILAKSEVQKAFVYSFEESAKTLFENYLDNIEAFCNWSKIRDPLTDEEMEPDERLMRSIEEQIGISENAKKAFREEILIRISSYSRKGKKFEYNNHDRLREAIEKKLFTDLKDIVKITTSSKTPDESQLKRINEVSRRLIDEHNYCPICANELLKYVGSLLNR; encoded by the coding sequence ATGGATATTTTTGAGCGTATAGCAACGCATCGGGCTGAGAACAACCGTTTGGCGTGGAGCGGCACTTTCAAGGACTATATAGAACTGCTTAAAGTAGACCCTTCTCCCGCCAAAACGGCTCATTCCCGCGTATACGACATGATCAAGTCACACGGCGTCGAGGACATTAACGGACGTAAACGGTATAAGTTTTTTGAACAGGAGATCTTTGGACTGGATCGTGCGGTGGAAAAGCTGGTGGAGGAATACTTCCATTCCGCAGCCCGGAGGCTGGATGTACGTAAACGGATTCTGCTGCTGATGGGACCGGTCAGTGGAGGAAAGTCCACCCTGGTCACGCTGCTGAAGCGCGGCCTGGAGCAATATTCGCGCACGGATGCGGGTGCGGTGTATGCCATTGAGGGCTGCCCGATGCATGAGGACCCGCTGCATCTGATTCCGCTGGAGCTGCGGCCTGAGATCGAACGCGAGCTGGATGTACGGATTGAAGGCAATCTCTGCCCGTCCTGCCAGATGCGGCTGAAGAATGACTACCAAGGGGATATTGAACGTGTGGCGGTTACCCGGGTGCTGTTGTCCGAAGAGGAGCGGGTAGGGATTGGTACATTCAGCCCTTCCGATCCGAAGTCGCAGGATATCGCGGATCTGACCGGCAGCATCGACTTCTCCACCATTACCGAATTCGGCTCGGAATCCGATCCGCGGGCCTACCGCTTCGACGGGGAGCTGAACAAGGCCAACCGCGGGATCATGGAATTCCAGGAAATGCTGAAATGTGACGAGAAGTTCCTGTGGAATCTGCTGTCGCTGACTCAGGAGGGCAACTTCAAGGCCGGACGGTTTGCGTTAATTTCGGCGGATGAGATGATTATTGCCCACACGAATGAGACTGAATATAAATCCTTCATCTCCAATAAAAAGAACGAAGCGCTCCAGTCCCGCATGATCGTCATGCCGGTTCCCTATAATCTGCGCGTCTCTGAAGAGGAAAAGATCTACGCCAAGCTGATCGGCCAGAGCGATATGAAGCATGTTCATATTGCCCCTCACGCGCTGCGCGCGGCGGCGATCTTCTCGATCCTGACCCGGCTCAAGGAGAGCAAGAAGCAGGGGATGGATCTGATCAAGAAGCTGCGCATGTACGACGGCGAAGAGGTCGAGGGCTACAAGGAAGCGGATCTGAAGGAGATGCAGACCGAATACTTAGATGAAGGCATGTCCGGCATCGACCCGCGTTATGTCATTAACCGCATCTCCAGCGCCCTGATCAAAGGCGATCTGCAGTGCATGAACGCGCTGGATGTGCTGCGGGCAATCAAGGACGGTCTGGATCAGCATCCCTCGATTACGAAGGAGGAGCGTGAGCGTTATCTGAACTTTATTTCCATTGCCCGCAAGGAATACGATATTCTTGCCAAAAGTGAAGTGCAGAAGGCCTTCGTTTACTCTTTTGAAGAATCCGCCAAAACGCTGTTCGAGAATTATCTCGACAATATCGAAGCCTTCTGCAACTGGTCCAAAATCCGCGACCCGCTCACCGATGAGGAGATGGAACCGGATGAGCGGCTGATGCGCTCCATTGAAGAGCAGATCGGCATCTCGGAGAATGCGAAGAAGGCCTTCCGCGAGGAGATCCTGATCCGTATTTCCTCCTACTCCCGCAAGGGCAAGAAGTTCGAGTACAACAATCACGACCGGCTGCGGGAAGCCATCGAGAAGAAGCTGTTCACGGATCTCAAGGATATCGTCAAAATCACCACTTCCTCCAAGACACCGGATGAAAGCCAGCTCAAACGGATCAACGAGGTCAGCCGCCGCCTGATCGACGAGCATAACTACTGCCCGATCTGTGCCAATGAGCTGCTGAAATATGTCGGAAGCCTGCTGAACCGCTGA